In the Anastrepha obliqua isolate idAnaObli1 chromosome 1, idAnaObli1_1.0, whole genome shotgun sequence genome, one interval contains:
- the LOC129235867 gene encoding uncharacterized protein LOC129235867, which yields MTSTNATPAGSTSNGDDGTTHPAEQTGSIGAILAAILSLTCFVACLGVFAFSPERRNSVRRLFVRSTSAVRYSRVQSNEEANLLLEPNGEFTESDDDMLL from the exons atgacCTCAACTAACGCCACACCAGCAGGCAGCACCAGTAACGGCGATGACGGCACAACACATCCTGCCGAGCAAACTGGCTCCATTGGAG cTATATTGGCCGCTATATTATCGTTGACTTGTTTCGTCGCTTGCCTCGGAGTGTTTGCCTTTTCACCGGAACGCCGGAACAGCGTGAGACGTTTGTTTGTACGCAGCACATCGGCTGTGCGTTATTCGagg GTGCAGTCTAACGAAGAAGCTAACCTGTTGCTGGAGCCAAATGGAGAATTCACCGAAAGCGATGACGATATGCTGCTCTAG